In the Loxodonta africana isolate mLoxAfr1 chromosome 1, mLoxAfr1.hap2, whole genome shotgun sequence genome, one interval contains:
- the LOC100667731 gene encoding zinc finger and SCAN domain-containing protein 16-like has product MGHTPEEQESLSIVKVEEEEDHAWEQKPAQPEDIHPYQKLSCQHFRQFDYQEAPGPHEALKQLWELCRQWLQPEMHTKEHILELLVLEQFLTILPAEFQAWRWDYHSESGEEVVTVLEDLETELGDKRQQF; this is encoded by the exons ATGGGCCACACTCCAGAGGAGCAGGAGAGTCTAAGTATAGTGAaggtggaggaagaggaggatCATGCTTGGGAGCAGAAGCCTGCACAGCCAGAAGATATACACCCTTATCAGAAACTTTCCTGCCAGCACTTTAGGCAGTTCGATTACCAGGAGGCCCCTGGACCTCACGAGGCTCTGAAGCAGCTCTGGGAGCTCTGTCGACAATGGCTGCAGCCTGAGATGCACACCAAGGAGCACATCCTGGAACTGCTGGTGCTGGAGCAGTTCTTGACCATTCTGCCAGCGGAGTTCCAGGCCTGGAGGTGGGACTATCATTCAGAGAGTGGAGAGGAAGTAGTGACTGTGCTGGAGGATCTGGAGACAGAACTTGGAGACAAACGACAACAG TTCTGA